The Gymnogyps californianus isolate 813 chromosome 3, ASM1813914v2, whole genome shotgun sequence genomic sequence TCCCCCAGCAAAGCTGTCCAGTGGTCCGGATGCTCCTGCAGAACTTTCCGCATCTTAAACTGTGGGTTGGGCATGAAGAGCAAGAGGTAGTCGAGGCAGAGCTTCTTTGATGCTACATTGACTTTGGAGTCCCACATCTGCTCCAGGATGACGTCCAGCGGGGTAAGCCCTTTACTGTCCTCTATCCTGGGAGAAGCTCCATTCCCAAGGAGGATGAGGACCGTCTCTGACCTCAGCAGTTCGCAAGCAAGATGCAGGGGGGTTTTCCCATCTTCCAGATGAAAGCAGCCAGTCCTATTGATGTAGGAGTTCAAGCTGGGGAGCTTGTGTGCAATTTTGATGATCAGCCCCAAGATATCTCTCCTGTCATATGTGACCGCCATGGCCAAGTGAGGAGCAGAGGATGGGCAATAGCAGAAGTGTTCCCCAGGCACCTTGAGAGCCTCCTCTGGAAAATGAGACAGCAGATACTGAGCATAAG encodes the following:
- the LOC127015278 gene encoding ankyrin repeat domain-containing protein 9-like; translated protein: MASNQASLQDDQSRHCKFLSYMFYQAVRDHKPVWMLEDMRTMEYFYWEENASLRTYSPSEALLYAVVHNHLPYAQYLLSHFPEEALKVPGEHFCYCPSSAPHLAMAVTYDRRDILGLIIKIAHKLPSLNSYINRTGCFHLEDGKTPLHLACELLRSETVLILLGNGASPRIEDSKGLTPLDVILEQMWDSKVNVASKKLCLDYLLLFMPNPQFKMRKVLQEHPDHWTALLGEDKFNSLVGNTPASLYLQAMQTILQTLPPSHFPKSIQELPIPQALKPLPSYGKKLPTKNVVNVFP